The following proteins are co-located in the Pseudodesulfovibrio alkaliphilus genome:
- a CDS encoding NAD(P)H-hydrate dehydratase: MLAIVGTVPDPSLPVVEGSAVLDGDALTTAGRRIPADRGTPALLAAACAASATLDLPAPHAFLVGDQGQGHGSRALFAHLTDTLPDRHIATLVFHYLMPDVMWHDKVLFAVEAMAVRPRLIADAGFMYAAKMSGQAPAYDLFTPDAGELAFLADESAPHPFYTRGFILHGDNDVPDLIRRAYRGGNAARCLLVKGSVDRVADQGGVLHTVDSPCEEAMEAMGGTGDTVAGIAAALVQAGHAVAPAAHLAARANRLAGQLARPNPGSRIIEIIAHIPQALRQAMNGVGQ; the protein is encoded by the coding sequence ATGCTTGCCATCGTAGGCACTGTACCGGACCCGTCCCTGCCTGTCGTGGAAGGCTCGGCTGTTCTTGACGGCGACGCGCTGACGACAGCCGGAAGGCGCATCCCCGCGGACCGGGGCACCCCTGCCCTCCTGGCCGCGGCCTGCGCCGCCAGCGCCACTCTGGACCTGCCCGCGCCCCACGCCTTTCTCGTGGGCGACCAGGGCCAGGGCCACGGCAGCCGCGCCCTCTTTGCCCACCTGACCGACACCCTGCCCGACCGGCACATCGCCACCCTGGTCTTCCACTACCTGATGCCCGATGTCATGTGGCACGACAAGGTCCTCTTCGCAGTGGAGGCCATGGCCGTCCGGCCCAGGCTCATCGCGGACGCGGGCTTCATGTACGCGGCCAAGATGAGCGGGCAGGCCCCGGCCTACGACCTCTTCACCCCGGACGCCGGGGAGCTGGCCTTTCTGGCCGACGAGTCCGCGCCACACCCCTTCTACACCAGGGGCTTCATCCTGCACGGAGACAACGACGTGCCCGACCTCATTCGGCGGGCTTACCGCGGAGGCAACGCGGCCCGCTGCCTGTTGGTCAAGGGGAGCGTGGACCGCGTGGCAGACCAGGGCGGCGTTCTCCACACCGTGGACAGCCCGTGCGAAGAGGCCATGGAGGCCATGGGCGGCACCGGAGACACCGTGGCGGGCATCGCCGCCGCCCTGGTGCAGGCCGGACATGCCGTGGCCCCCGCCGCGCACCTGGCGGCCAGGGCCAACCGGCTGGCCGGACAACTGGCCCGGCCCAACCCGGGCTCGCGGATCATCGAGATCATCGCCCACATCCCCCAGGCTCTCAGGCAGGCCATGAACGGGGTCGGCCAATGA
- a CDS encoding ammonia-forming cytochrome c nitrite reductase subunit c552 produces the protein MPRSTILIALLAALCALALSACSEVSEPQTPVFKTDLAETENKNSKFKPDFPLHYETYLRNNESEIMTEYGGSVAYNKNDGVNPLPEGYKYAQPYLKNLWLGYPFSYEYRAARGHTYAMKDILHIDRLDRYNEKAGLPATCWNCKTPKMNEWVAEYGDDFWAKDFNEFREQVDLDDDTIGCANCHNPTNMELRLYSEPLKVYLASQGKEFKDLPRNDQRALVCGQCHVEYYFTDEGMGAAKKPVFPWTEGLDPEEMYTYYKSHGITTTPGFEGHFVDWVHPVSKTPMLKAQHPEYEFWHNGVHGAAGVSCSDCHMSYTRLDGKKKISNHHWTSPLKDPDMKACRQCHTDKSPEYLRERVLYTQHKVWDQLMIAQDISVKAHEAIRMAAEYAGDKPADYDQLMIDAREMCRKGQFFWDLVSAENSVGFHNPAKALDTLARSQQFSQKAVDTAIKAASFTTAQALSGDIRELVPPILEHSRKLQQSQEHMASHAWFKYIPLLPEKELMWDENKRLIPPSPGS, from the coding sequence ATGCCTAGAAGCACGATCCTCATAGCCCTGCTGGCCGCCTTGTGTGCGCTGGCCCTGTCCGCCTGTTCCGAGGTGTCCGAACCGCAGACCCCGGTCTTCAAGACCGATCTTGCTGAGACCGAGAACAAAAACTCCAAGTTCAAGCCGGACTTTCCGTTGCACTACGAGACGTATCTGCGCAACAACGAGTCCGAGATCATGACCGAGTACGGCGGGTCCGTGGCCTATAACAAGAACGACGGCGTCAACCCGCTGCCCGAGGGATACAAGTATGCCCAGCCGTACCTGAAGAACCTCTGGCTGGGCTATCCCTTCAGCTATGAATACCGGGCGGCGCGGGGCCACACCTACGCCATGAAGGACATCCTGCATATCGACCGGCTTGATCGCTACAACGAGAAGGCCGGGCTGCCCGCCACCTGTTGGAACTGCAAGACGCCCAAGATGAACGAGTGGGTCGCCGAGTACGGCGACGACTTCTGGGCAAAGGACTTCAACGAGTTCCGCGAGCAGGTGGACCTGGACGACGACACCATCGGCTGCGCCAACTGCCACAACCCGACCAACATGGAGCTGCGCCTTTACTCCGAGCCCCTCAAGGTCTATCTGGCCAGCCAGGGCAAGGAATTCAAGGATCTGCCGCGCAACGACCAGCGCGCCCTGGTCTGCGGCCAGTGCCATGTGGAGTACTACTTCACCGACGAGGGCATGGGCGCGGCCAAGAAGCCCGTGTTTCCGTGGACCGAGGGATTGGACCCCGAGGAGATGTACACCTACTACAAGTCCCACGGCATCACCACCACGCCCGGTTTCGAGGGCCATTTCGTGGACTGGGTCCATCCGGTGTCCAAGACGCCCATGCTCAAGGCCCAGCATCCCGAGTACGAGTTCTGGCATAATGGTGTGCACGGCGCGGCCGGAGTGAGCTGCTCGGACTGCCACATGAGCTACACCCGCCTGGACGGCAAGAAGAAGATATCCAACCATCACTGGACCTCGCCGCTCAAGGACCCGGACATGAAGGCCTGCCGCCAGTGCCATACCGACAAGTCGCCGGAATACCTGCGCGAGCGTGTGCTCTACACCCAGCACAAGGTCTGGGACCAGCTGATGATCGCCCAGGACATCTCGGTCAAGGCCCACGAGGCCATCCGCATGGCCGCCGAATACGCGGGCGACAAGCCCGCCGACTATGACCAGCTGATGATCGACGCCCGCGAGATGTGCCGCAAGGGCCAGTTCTTCTGGGATCTGGTCTCGGCCGAAAACAGCGTGGGCTTCCACAACCCGGCCAAGGCGCTGGACACCCTGGCCCGCTCCCAGCAGTTCAGCCAGAAGGCCGTGGACACCGCCATCAAGGCCGCGTCCTTCACCACGGCCCAGGCCCTGTCCGGCGACATCAGGGAGCTCGTGCCGCCCATTCTGGAGCACAGCCGCAAGCTGCAGCAGAGCCAGGAACACATGGCCAGCCACGCCTGGTTCAAGTACATTCCGTTGCTGCCCGAAAAGGAGCTGATGTGGGATGAGAACAAGCGGCTCATTCCGCCTTCACCGGGAAGCTAG
- a CDS encoding cytochrome c3 family protein — MFFKKGDPGGPGWLYALLPGLGGVVLTVGVALAMHTTDQASFCGSCHSMSEAALTHQRSVHAKLACNECHAPYNLVAKVPFKTKEGMRDMYVTATSTIPDLIHPGGETRDVTQANCLRCHAETTSTVVMTSKPYCTDCHRSVPHMPKIPVAERSAADA; from the coding sequence ATGTTTTTCAAGAAAGGAGACCCCGGCGGCCCGGGATGGCTCTATGCGCTGCTGCCCGGCCTGGGCGGCGTGGTGCTGACCGTGGGCGTGGCTCTGGCCATGCACACCACGGACCAGGCATCGTTCTGTGGAAGCTGCCACTCCATGTCCGAGGCGGCCCTGACGCATCAGCGGTCGGTCCATGCCAAGCTGGCCTGTAACGAGTGCCATGCCCCGTACAATCTGGTGGCCAAGGTCCCGTTCAAGACCAAGGAGGGGATGCGGGACATGTATGTGACGGCCACCAGCACCATACCGGATCTCATTCATCCGGGGGGCGAGACCAGGGACGTGACCCAGGCCAACTGCCTGCGCTGCCACGCCGAGACCACCTCCACCGTGGTCATGACCAGCAAGCCGTACTGCACCGACTGCCACCGCAGCGTGCCCCACATGCCGAAAATCCCCGTAGCCGAAAGGAGCGCCGCCGATGCCTAG
- a CDS encoding glycosyltransferase, with amino-acid sequence MSKRTICFFNSNKVWGGGEKWHHDFALLMRDRGYPVHVVTNAQSELYERLQGEPGIRLFKTSIRNLTFLNPLALGRLVRHFRREKVDTVVMALPSDVKTGGIAARLAGVRHIVYRRGLAAPVRNTAMNRFLFGSVVTKLITNSQETLRMFLVNNPDIIDRSKAHLVHCGFDVEEFDAQDATPIHTKKADEIVIGNAGRLCRQKGQDILLDIARILKDRGRNFTVLIAGKGEEEDALKAKARALGVEDVVKFLGFVTNMKGFQASLDIFALTSLWEGFCYVQMEAMVLERPVVAFNISSIPEVLADGETGFLVPPPPTEAGEAADRDSDGVQAAGPVGAEAFADKLELLMDDPELRKRMGRAGRERVLENFTMLKTLNDFIKVVES; translated from the coding sequence ATGAGCAAGCGAACCATCTGTTTTTTCAACTCCAACAAAGTCTGGGGCGGAGGGGAAAAGTGGCATCATGACTTTGCGCTTCTCATGCGCGACCGGGGGTATCCCGTCCATGTGGTCACAAACGCCCAAAGCGAACTGTACGAGCGGCTTCAGGGCGAACCCGGTATCAGGCTGTTCAAGACCTCCATCCGCAACCTGACCTTTCTGAATCCCCTGGCGCTTGGCAGGCTGGTCCGCCATTTCCGCCGCGAAAAGGTGGATACCGTGGTCATGGCCCTGCCCTCCGATGTCAAGACGGGCGGCATCGCGGCGCGGCTGGCCGGAGTTCGCCACATCGTCTACCGCCGGGGGCTGGCCGCGCCGGTCAGGAACACGGCCATGAACCGCTTCCTGTTCGGCAGCGTGGTCACCAAGCTGATCACCAACTCCCAGGAAACACTGCGTATGTTCCTGGTCAACAACCCCGACATCATTGATCGGTCCAAGGCCCATCTGGTGCACTGCGGGTTCGACGTGGAGGAGTTCGACGCGCAGGACGCCACGCCCATCCATACAAAAAAAGCCGACGAGATCGTCATCGGCAACGCGGGGCGGCTGTGCCGCCAGAAGGGACAGGACATCCTGCTGGACATCGCCCGCATCCTCAAGGACCGGGGCCGGAACTTCACCGTGCTCATCGCGGGCAAGGGCGAGGAAGAGGACGCCCTCAAGGCCAAGGCAAGGGCGCTGGGCGTGGAGGATGTCGTCAAATTCCTGGGGTTCGTGACCAACATGAAGGGATTCCAGGCATCCCTGGACATTTTTGCCCTGACCTCGCTCTGGGAGGGGTTCTGCTATGTCCAGATGGAGGCCATGGTGCTTGAGCGGCCAGTGGTGGCCTTCAACATCAGCTCCATCCCCGAGGTGCTGGCCGATGGCGAAACCGGATTCCTGGTCCCCCCGCCCCCGACGGAAGCCGGGGAAGCGGCAGACCGCGACTCCGACGGCGTCCAGGCCGCCGGGCCCGTGGGCGCCGAGGCCTTCGCGGACAAGCTGGAGTTGCTCATGGACGACCCCGAGCTGCGCAAGCGCATGGGCAGGGCCGGACGCGAGCGGGTGCTCGAGAATTTCACCATGCTCAAGACCCTGAACGATTTCATCAAGGTTGTCGAATCCTGA
- a CDS encoding NAD-dependent epimerase/dehydratase family protein, giving the protein MTKVFITGGAGFVGSRVAKRFADQGDEVYIFDTFKQYLIPDPTVQPPNLLLRLKDFIDKIELIQGDTLNKDHLRRTLNRIKPDIIIHMAALPLAFMAIEHTEDAFQSILGSTVNFLEIVRDFEHPCRLVYTSSSMVYGNFVTDPVTEDSPKDPKEIYGSFKLSGEIVCRGYMKCYDMDVSIVRPSAVYGPYDANQRVLQKFISRALNGEPLKVDGDGSMRLDFTYVDDAAQAIFLAATHPKARGEVFNITRGKAQSLKEAIEIIQEEIPGVKAEFGPVPAYMPKRGTLDVTKARTLLGYDPEYDLKKGLKLYIEHLRHNPI; this is encoded by the coding sequence ATGACCAAGGTTTTCATCACGGGCGGCGCGGGGTTTGTCGGTTCCCGCGTGGCCAAGCGGTTCGCGGACCAGGGCGACGAAGTCTACATCTTCGACACCTTCAAGCAGTACCTCATTCCCGATCCCACAGTGCAGCCGCCGAACCTCCTCCTGCGGCTCAAGGATTTCATCGACAAGATCGAGCTGATCCAGGGAGACACCCTGAACAAGGACCACCTGCGGCGCACCCTGAACCGGATCAAGCCGGACATCATCATCCACATGGCCGCGCTGCCCCTGGCCTTCATGGCCATCGAGCACACCGAGGACGCCTTCCAGTCCATTCTGGGCTCCACGGTCAATTTCCTTGAGATCGTCCGGGACTTCGAACATCCCTGCCGACTGGTCTACACCTCCTCGTCCATGGTCTACGGCAATTTCGTCACCGACCCGGTAACAGAGGACTCTCCCAAGGACCCCAAGGAGATATACGGCTCCTTCAAGCTTTCCGGCGAGATTGTCTGCCGGGGCTACATGAAGTGCTACGACATGGACGTTTCCATCGTCCGCCCCTCGGCGGTCTACGGCCCATACGACGCCAACCAGCGGGTCCTGCAAAAGTTCATCTCCCGCGCCCTGAACGGGGAACCCCTCAAGGTGGACGGGGACGGCTCCATGCGCCTTGATTTCACCTATGTGGACGACGCGGCCCAGGCCATTTTCCTGGCGGCCACGCACCCCAAGGCCCGGGGCGAGGTTTTCAACATCACCCGAGGCAAGGCCCAGTCCCTCAAGGAAGCCATTGAGATCATCCAGGAAGAGATTCCCGGCGTGAAGGCGGAGTTCGGCCCGGTCCCGGCCTACATGCCCAAACGCGGCACCCTGGATGTGACCAAGGCCCGGACACTGCTCGGCTACGATCCCGAATACGACCTGAAAAAAGGGCTCAAGCTCTACATCGAGCACTTGCGGCACAACCCCATCTAG
- a CDS encoding DegT/DnrJ/EryC1/StrS family aminotransferase, with translation MTEKIPFMRLDRQFAEHRSEFMDAVEGVFTHGRVLQGQEVTDLEGRVAGLFGLGRCACVGSGTDALVLAMKALCIKPGVKVAVTDLSFVASASAIVLAGGIPVFVDVEPDTGLCRSDVLVKLLKSGEVGGVVAVHLYGQMMELSEVFAAADEAGAFVIEDAAQVLGATRRGMGPGRHSHATCVSFDPTKVIGAQGSGGAVLTDDPEIDERIKRLRYHGHAGERRYSEIGHNSQLPTVQAALINVKLNHEADWRARRIEIAGQFTETLNGIDAIAAPLVLPDNSHIFHKYVMRVDGDRDGLAAFLKERGVVTAVHYSLPLHRQPCFAGCHETAGTLAGSVKLTNEVLSLPIYPELTDAEVSRICRALKEWRR, from the coding sequence GTGACTGAAAAGATTCCCTTCATGCGCCTGGACCGGCAGTTCGCCGAGCATCGCAGCGAGTTCATGGATGCGGTCGAGGGCGTGTTCACCCACGGCCGGGTTTTGCAGGGCCAGGAAGTCACCGATCTTGAGGGGCGCGTGGCCGGGCTGTTCGGCCTCGGCCGGTGTGCCTGCGTGGGTTCGGGCACGGATGCGCTGGTCCTGGCCATGAAGGCGCTGTGCATCAAGCCCGGCGTCAAGGTGGCTGTCACGGACTTGTCCTTTGTGGCGTCCGCCTCGGCCATTGTCCTGGCGGGCGGCATACCCGTGTTTGTGGACGTGGAGCCGGACACCGGGCTGTGCCGTTCGGACGTGCTGGTCAAACTGCTGAAGAGCGGCGAGGTCGGCGGGGTCGTCGCGGTCCATCTGTACGGACAGATGATGGAGCTTTCCGAGGTGTTTGCCGCAGCCGATGAGGCCGGGGCGTTCGTTATCGAGGATGCGGCCCAGGTCCTCGGCGCGACCCGCCGCGGCATGGGGCCGGGCAGACACTCCCACGCCACCTGCGTCAGCTTCGACCCGACCAAGGTCATCGGTGCCCAGGGCAGCGGCGGGGCGGTGCTCACGGATGACCCGGAAATCGACGAGCGGATCAAGCGGCTCAGGTACCATGGACACGCCGGAGAACGCCGCTACTCCGAAATCGGCCACAACAGCCAGTTGCCCACGGTCCAGGCAGCCCTGATCAACGTCAAGCTCAACCACGAGGCTGACTGGCGCGCCCGCCGCATAGAGATCGCCGGGCAGTTCACCGAAACCCTGAACGGGATCGACGCCATTGCCGCACCCCTGGTCCTGCCGGACAACAGCCATATTTTCCACAAGTATGTCATGCGCGTGGACGGCGACCGCGACGGTCTGGCCGCCTTCCTCAAGGAACGCGGCGTTGTCACGGCTGTCCACTATTCCCTGCCCCTGCACCGGCAGCCCTGCTTTGCGGGCTGCCATGAAACGGCCGGGACGTTGGCCGGGTCCGTCAAACTGACCAACGAGGTTCTGTCCCTGCCCATCTACCCGGAACTCACCGACGCCGAAGTCAGTCGCATCTGCCGCGCCCTCAAGGAGTGGCGGCGTTAG
- a CDS encoding restriction endonuclease, whose amino-acid sequence MAIPDFQTLILPVLEFLQDGNSRSNQEIFEAISKVFVLTDEERRRLLPSGKQRVFNNRVAWGKSYLKQAGLIESKQRGWYGITQRGIDVLSRKPDKLTIKDLMAFPEFRKFREGSGNSDGGEASSGMSCDAKTPQDHMEYGLHLASKDLTSELIARIRECPPRFFERLVVDLLLAMGYGESLHEAATLTGNGADEGIDGIINEDKLGLDVVYVQAKRWAKTVGRPEIQQFAGALHGKKARKGVFITLSDFSREALEYVGNIDTRIVLISGSRLAELMVKYNVGVEIAQVYELKKINLDYFIEE is encoded by the coding sequence ATGGCAATTCCTGATTTCCAAACCCTCATTCTGCCTGTTCTCGAGTTTCTTCAAGATGGCAACAGCCGTTCAAATCAGGAAATATTCGAGGCCATTTCCAAGGTGTTCGTGCTGACCGACGAGGAGAGGAGGAGATTGCTGCCAAGCGGAAAGCAAAGGGTTTTCAACAATCGTGTCGCTTGGGGGAAATCGTACCTGAAGCAGGCAGGCCTCATTGAATCAAAACAACGAGGTTGGTACGGGATTACCCAGCGGGGGATCGACGTACTCAGCCGGAAGCCCGACAAGCTCACTATCAAGGACCTGATGGCGTTTCCCGAGTTCAGGAAATTCAGGGAGGGCAGTGGCAACTCCGATGGCGGCGAGGCCTCTTCAGGCATGAGCTGTGACGCGAAAACACCACAGGATCACATGGAGTACGGCCTTCATCTGGCGTCGAAGGATTTGACTTCCGAATTGATTGCGCGGATCAGGGAGTGCCCCCCGCGTTTTTTTGAACGCCTGGTCGTGGATTTGCTCTTGGCCATGGGTTATGGCGAGTCGCTCCATGAGGCAGCCACGCTGACCGGAAACGGGGCTGACGAGGGCATAGACGGCATTATCAATGAAGACAAGCTTGGCCTTGATGTCGTCTATGTTCAGGCGAAGCGGTGGGCAAAAACGGTTGGGCGGCCAGAAATACAACAATTCGCCGGGGCACTGCATGGCAAAAAGGCCCGAAAAGGTGTTTTCATAACGCTGTCAGATTTCAGCCGCGAGGCGCTGGAGTATGTCGGGAACATCGACACAAGAATCGTTCTGATCTCCGGTTCCCGACTGGCCGAGCTTATGGTCAAGTATAACGTCGGCGTCGAGATTGCTCAGGTCTACGAATTGAAGAAAATCAATCTTGACTATTTCATTGAAGAATAA
- a CDS encoding tetrathionate reductase family octaheme c-type cytochrome, translating into MLCGQAALAAEDTAPGRALAIQATRAKPEVRSTTADHSRFKELHFDAEKQKTMQPEEVTQTCLGCHNLAALQFHQTIHWTWRDTEGQPENFGKGALSVNNFUINIISNEARCTSCHAGYGWKDDTFDFTAQEKVDCLVCHEQTGSYRKYPSGAGYPAPYVEDPDNPGTQKGVPFPGESKPYFAPDWSRVAQSVARPSRTNCGSCHFYGGGGDAVKHGDLDSTMARPPKTLDVHMGTRESGGQDFSCVRCHTTHSHHIAGRIYETPAAAERKSLLQDDLGDKILCESCHGTEPHQSGGMSAKINDHTDKVSCQACHIPEYARAQSTKMWWDWSKAGQLMDGKEVVMGPDGKSVFDKKKGEFRWEKNVVPEYYWFDGTLDHVTVQDPIDPTAEVWLNRPKGSADDPNSRIMPFKVHRAMAPYDKVNKVMTIPHLFPYDKNDGTAYWKGFDWNRAIEVGMEKAGQPYSGEFGFVETAYVFPTTHMVAPKNEALPCEACHSRQSRLASITELYLPGRDTFALVDAAGWVGVAGAIVAVIIHGLMRFVSGLRRKEE; encoded by the coding sequence ATGCTGTGCGGGCAGGCCGCCCTCGCTGCCGAGGACACGGCGCCGGGTCGCGCCCTGGCCATCCAGGCCACCAGGGCCAAGCCCGAGGTGCGCAGCACCACTGCCGACCACAGCAGATTCAAGGAATTGCATTTCGACGCTGAGAAACAGAAGACCATGCAACCCGAGGAGGTGACCCAAACCTGTCTTGGCTGCCACAACCTTGCAGCCCTCCAGTTTCACCAAACCATCCACTGGACCTGGCGCGACACCGAGGGCCAGCCCGAGAACTTCGGCAAGGGGGCTCTCTCGGTCAACAACTTCTGAATAAACATCATCAGCAACGAGGCTCGTTGCACCTCATGCCACGCCGGCTACGGCTGGAAGGATGACACCTTCGACTTCACGGCCCAGGAAAAGGTTGACTGTCTGGTCTGTCACGAGCAGACAGGCTCCTACCGCAAATACCCCTCGGGCGCGGGCTATCCCGCCCCCTACGTGGAAGACCCGGACAATCCGGGAACCCAAAAGGGTGTGCCCTTTCCCGGGGAAAGCAAGCCCTACTTCGCCCCGGACTGGTCCAGGGTGGCCCAGTCCGTGGCCCGCCCCTCGCGCACGAACTGCGGCTCCTGCCATTTCTACGGCGGCGGAGGCGACGCAGTGAAGCACGGCGATCTGGACTCCACCATGGCCCGTCCGCCCAAGACCCTGGACGTGCACATGGGCACACGCGAATCCGGCGGCCAGGACTTCTCCTGCGTTCGCTGCCACACCACACACAGCCATCACATCGCCGGGCGCATCTACGAGACCCCTGCGGCGGCCGAGCGCAAGAGTCTGCTCCAGGACGACCTGGGCGACAAGATCCTCTGCGAATCCTGCCACGGCACCGAGCCGCACCAGAGCGGCGGCATGTCCGCAAAGATCAACGACCACACGGACAAGGTCTCCTGCCAGGCCTGCCACATTCCCGAGTACGCCCGCGCCCAGTCCACCAAGATGTGGTGGGACTGGTCCAAGGCCGGACAGCTCATGGACGGCAAGGAAGTGGTCATGGGCCCGGACGGCAAATCCGTCTTTGACAAGAAAAAGGGCGAGTTCCGCTGGGAAAAGAACGTGGTGCCCGAATACTACTGGTTCGACGGCACCCTGGACCACGTCACCGTGCAGGACCCCATCGACCCCACGGCCGAGGTCTGGCTGAACAGGCCAAAGGGTTCGGCGGACGATCCCAACTCGCGCATCATGCCCTTCAAGGTCCACCGGGCCATGGCGCCCTACGACAAGGTCAACAAGGTCATGACCATCCCGCACCTGTTCCCCTATGACAAAAACGACGGCACCGCCTATTGGAAGGGGTTCGACTGGAACCGGGCCATAGAGGTGGGCATGGAAAAGGCCGGTCAGCCCTATAGCGGTGAGTTCGGCTTTGTGGAGACGGCCTACGTCTTCCCCACCACCCACATGGTGGCGCCCAAGAACGAGGCCCTGCCCTGCGAGGCGTGCCACTCGCGCCAGAGTCGGCTGGCGTCCATTACCGAACTCTACCTGCCAGGCCGCGACACTTTCGCCCTGGTGGACGCTGCGGGCTGGGTCGGCGTGGCCGGGGCCATCGTGGCCGTCATCATCCACGGCCTGATGCGCTTTGTCTCCGGCCTGAGAAGGAAGGAGGAATAG
- a CDS encoding cytochrome b/b6 domain-containing protein translates to MSHQPMVKIYLYSKFERFWHWVQSVLIILLLLTGFEVHGSFSWLGFMAAVDLHNTIGLTWLILFVFIVFWLFVTGEYKQYIPTTRKLLEVVRYYSSGIFRGEPHPVRKSRIAKHNPMQRLTYLGLTAVLLPVQMVTGLLYWSYNDWPAWGLDGFLSLKVLALVHLVGGFAILIFLIVHVYMTTTGHTVTAHIAAMFSGWEEVPADEKIEEWERMPERH, encoded by the coding sequence ATGTCGCATCAACCCATGGTCAAGATATACCTGTATTCCAAGTTCGAGCGTTTCTGGCACTGGGTACAGTCAGTGCTGATCATCCTGCTGCTGCTCACGGGCTTCGAGGTCCACGGCAGCTTCTCCTGGCTGGGCTTCATGGCCGCAGTGGACCTGCACAACACCATCGGCCTGACCTGGCTGATCCTGTTCGTGTTCATCGTCTTCTGGCTCTTCGTTACCGGCGAGTACAAACAGTACATCCCCACCACCAGGAAGCTTCTGGAAGTAGTCCGCTACTACTCCTCTGGCATCTTCCGGGGCGAGCCGCACCCGGTACGCAAGAGCCGCATCGCCAAGCACAACCCCATGCAGCGGCTGACCTACCTGGGCCTGACCGCCGTGCTGCTGCCGGTCCAGATGGTCACGGGCCTGCTCTACTGGAGCTACAACGACTGGCCCGCCTGGGGGCTGGACGGATTCCTCAGCCTCAAGGTGCTGGCCCTGGTCCACCTCGTGGGCGGGTTCGCCATCCTCATCTTCCTCATTGTCCATGTGTACATGACCACCACCGGCCACACCGTGACCGCCCACATCGCGGCCATGTTCTCGGGCTGGGAGGAGGTGCCCGCGGACGAAAAGATCGAGGAATGGGAGCGCATGCCCGAGCGGCACTGA